In the Telopea speciosissima isolate NSW1024214 ecotype Mountain lineage chromosome 2, Tspe_v1, whole genome shotgun sequence genome, one interval contains:
- the LOC122651561 gene encoding cyclin-A2-4 isoform X1, translated as MCRFSVLNFNLKPCVRSYKAQEMKKENTTVTGFPGPTARITRARAAAYQAAGGTLPSQPSAKQDQKRVLRENSKRAALDENNSSAPVAGDLQHKRRAVLKDVTNICCENLYTNCINAAKLQSKNSNKAKRGPVKKDSKVAPSNPVEVPAVQEDVTTINAEKIEKPEKLEPQEVACSTEVKYHFPMQISTGSTTIQSVGCDPQAKIKICRWPPQLSSPLKKDKYNLCENLGSSSCLGITDIDSDDKDPQMCSLYAADIYNNLRVVELVRRPSFNFMEALQRDITQSMRGILVDWLVEVAEEYKLVPDTLYLAVYFIDRFLSVNYMERQRLQLLGITCMLIASKYEEICAPRVEEFCFITDNTYTKGEVLQMESQVLNYLGFQLSAPTAKTFLRRFLRAAQASYMVPNLELEFLANYLSELTLIDYTFLKFMPSLIAASAVFLARWTLDQSCHPWNPTLEHYTTYKASDLKVTVLALQDLQMNTNDCPLNAVREKYKQHKFKCVATLTSPNPHKIPF; from the exons ATGTGCAGGTTTAGTGTTCTAAATTTCAATTTAAAGCCTTGTGTCCGCTCTTACAAAGCAcaagaaatgaagaaagagaaTACTACAGTCACTGGTTTTCCAGGACCCACTGCTCGAATAACACGTGCTCGGGCTGCAGCTTATCAGGCAGCTGGAGGAACACTCCCCTCACAGCCTTCTGCGAAACAAGATCAGAAGCGGGTTCTACGAGAAAATTCAAAAAGGGCAGCCTTGGATGAGAATAATTCCTCCGCTCCTGTTGCTGGAGATCTTCAACATAAAAGGAGGGCAGTGCTAAAGGATGTAACCAATATATGCTGTGAAAATTTATATACCAATTGCATTAATGCTGCAAAGCTTCAG AGTAAGAACTCCAACAAGGCTAAAAGAGGTCCTGTGAAAAAGGATTCCAAGGTGGCCCCTTCCAATCCTGTAGAAGTTCCAGCGGTTCAAGAGGATGTAACTACAATAAATGCTGAAAAAATAGAGAAACCAGAGAAGCTTGAACCACAAGAAGTTGCATGCTCAACAGAAGTAAAATATCATTTTCCAATGCAAATAAGTACGGGAAGTACGACCATACAGTCAGTTGGTTGTGATCCTCAGGCCAAGATAAAGATTTGCAGATGGCCTCCTCAACTCTCAAGCCCTTTAAAGAAAG ACAAGTATAATCTTTGTGAGAATTTGGGATCTTCAAGTTGTTTAGGCATTACAGATATTGATTCTGATGACAAAGATCCACAAATGTGCAGCCTCTATGCAGCTGATATCTATAACAATTTACGTGTTGTAGAG CTTGTCCGAAGacctagttttaattttatggaagCACTACAGCGAGACATCACTCAGAGCATGCGAGGGATCCTAGTTGATTGGCTTGTGGAG GTTGCTGAGGAGTATAAGCTGGTTCCAGATACGCTTTACCTTGCAGTATATTTCATTGATCGGTTTCTTTCTGTAAACTATATGGAAAGACAAAGACTTCAACTGCTTGGCATTACATGCATGCTAATTGCCTC GAAATATGAAGAAATTTGTGCACCCCGTGTTGAGGAGTTCTGCTTCATCACAGACAACACATACACAAAAGGAGAG GTACTGCAAATGGAAAGTCAAGTGCTTAATTATTTGGGTTTTCAACTTTCAGCACCTACTGCAAAAACATTTCTCAG GAGATTCCTCCGAGCAGCACAAGCTTCCTACATG GTTCCTAACCTTGAATTGGAGTTCTTGGCCAACTATCTGTCAGAACTCACTCTCATTGACTATACGTTCCTGAAGTTCATGCCTTCCCTAATTGCTGCGTCTGCAGTATTCCTTGCTAGATGGACACTGGATCAGTCATGCCATCCATGG AATCCAACCCTAGAGCATTACACCACATACAAGGCATCAGATCTGAAAGTTACAGTTCTTGCTCTACAAGATCTTCAAATGAACACCAATGATTGTCCTCTTAATGCTGTACGTGAAAAGTATAAGCAGCACAAG TTCAAGTGCGTAGCAACTCTGACATCCCCAAATCCACATAAAATACCATTTTAA
- the LOC122651563 gene encoding D-glycerate 3-kinase, chloroplastic, with protein MPGEAEKSGLVPLGHGCSWIQDNSTSSPGLRPGPLYSVFPSTPAVVSSVQDLLDFICSGPLVEKLGLTTEMVESSIDKWLMLGGYLSRLLQFNELQLTIPQKTRIYHYYIPVFFWCEDQISKHNSMFKDKDEIPPLVIGFSAPQGCGKTTLVFALEYLFRQTGRKSATISIDDFYLTAEGQAKLREENPDNALLEYRGNAGSHDLQLSIETLTALSKLTKEGMKVKLPRYDKSAYSGKGDRADPSTWPEIEGPLTVVLYEGWMLGFKPLPVAGVKAVDPQLEVVNKNLEAYYDAWDKFINAWIVIKIKEPNSVYQWRLQAEIAMRADGKPGMSDEEVMDFVSRYLPAYKAYLPTLYSEGPNGSDPKRLLVVEIDEERNPILAV; from the exons ATGCCAGGCGAAGCAGAAAAATCAG GTCTTGTTCCTCTAGGCCATGGATGTTCATGGATTCAGGACAATTCAACGAGTAGCCCTGGGTTGAGGCCGGGCCCTTTATATTCTGTGTTTCCCTCTACGCCTGCGGTAGTTTCCTCTGTACAGGATCTTTTGGATTTTATATGCTCAGGTCCTCTGGTAGAGAAATTGGGCCTGACTACAGAAATGGTGGAATCAAGCATTGACAAGTGGCTAATGCTTGGGGGTTACCTGAGCAGATTGCTCCAGTTCAATGAGCTGCAACTTACAATCCCACAGAAAACAAGAATATATCATTACTATATACCAGTGTTCTTCTGGTGTGAAGATCAGATTTCGAAACATAATTCAATGTTCAAAGATAAGGATGAAATCCCTCCCTTAGTG ATTGGCTTTAGTGCGCCACAAGGTTGTGGCAAAACTACTCTTGTCTTTGCTCTGGAGTATCTCTTCAGACAGACTGGAAG GAAATCGGCAACAATATCAATAGATGACTTCTACTTGACAGCAGAGGGACAG GCTAAGTTGAGAGAAGAAAATCCTGACAATGCACTTTTGGAG TATCGTGGAAATGCTGGAAGCCATGACCTCCAATTGTCCATAGAAACACTAACGGCTCTGAGCAAACTGACGAAAGAAG GTATGAAGGTGAAGCTGCCACGGTATGACAAA TCTGCGTATAGTGGAAAGGGTGACAGAGCTGATCCTTCAACATGGCCGGAGATTGAAGGGCCACTAACT GTCGTTCTGTATGAAGGTTGGATGCTTGGTTTCAAACCCCTTCCTGTGGCAGGTGTAAAAGCAGTTGACCCACAG CTGGAGGTTGTAAACAAGAACCTTGAAGCTTATTATGATGCATGGGACAAGTTCATAAATGCATGGATAGTGATCAAGATTAAGGAGCCCAACAGTGTGTACCAGTGGCGGTTACAG gCAGAGATTGCAATGAGGGCAGATGGCAAACCTGGAATGTCCGATGAGGAG GTTATGGACTTTGTTTCTCGTTACCTGCCAGCATATAAGGCTTATCTTCCAACACTTTACTCAGAAGGACCAAATGGGTCAGATCCAAAACGTCTTCTTGTTGTGGAAATTGATGAAGAGAGGAATCCCATCTTAGCTGTGTAA
- the LOC122651561 gene encoding cyclin-A2-4 isoform X2, translated as MKKENTTVTGFPGPTARITRARAAAYQAAGGTLPSQPSAKQDQKRVLRENSKRAALDENNSSAPVAGDLQHKRRAVLKDVTNICCENLYTNCINAAKLQSKNSNKAKRGPVKKDSKVAPSNPVEVPAVQEDVTTINAEKIEKPEKLEPQEVACSTEVKYHFPMQISTGSTTIQSVGCDPQAKIKICRWPPQLSSPLKKDKYNLCENLGSSSCLGITDIDSDDKDPQMCSLYAADIYNNLRVVELVRRPSFNFMEALQRDITQSMRGILVDWLVEVAEEYKLVPDTLYLAVYFIDRFLSVNYMERQRLQLLGITCMLIASKYEEICAPRVEEFCFITDNTYTKGEVLQMESQVLNYLGFQLSAPTAKTFLRRFLRAAQASYMVPNLELEFLANYLSELTLIDYTFLKFMPSLIAASAVFLARWTLDQSCHPWNPTLEHYTTYKASDLKVTVLALQDLQMNTNDCPLNAVREKYKQHKFKCVATLTSPNPHKIPF; from the exons atgaagaaagagaaTACTACAGTCACTGGTTTTCCAGGACCCACTGCTCGAATAACACGTGCTCGGGCTGCAGCTTATCAGGCAGCTGGAGGAACACTCCCCTCACAGCCTTCTGCGAAACAAGATCAGAAGCGGGTTCTACGAGAAAATTCAAAAAGGGCAGCCTTGGATGAGAATAATTCCTCCGCTCCTGTTGCTGGAGATCTTCAACATAAAAGGAGGGCAGTGCTAAAGGATGTAACCAATATATGCTGTGAAAATTTATATACCAATTGCATTAATGCTGCAAAGCTTCAG AGTAAGAACTCCAACAAGGCTAAAAGAGGTCCTGTGAAAAAGGATTCCAAGGTGGCCCCTTCCAATCCTGTAGAAGTTCCAGCGGTTCAAGAGGATGTAACTACAATAAATGCTGAAAAAATAGAGAAACCAGAGAAGCTTGAACCACAAGAAGTTGCATGCTCAACAGAAGTAAAATATCATTTTCCAATGCAAATAAGTACGGGAAGTACGACCATACAGTCAGTTGGTTGTGATCCTCAGGCCAAGATAAAGATTTGCAGATGGCCTCCTCAACTCTCAAGCCCTTTAAAGAAAG ACAAGTATAATCTTTGTGAGAATTTGGGATCTTCAAGTTGTTTAGGCATTACAGATATTGATTCTGATGACAAAGATCCACAAATGTGCAGCCTCTATGCAGCTGATATCTATAACAATTTACGTGTTGTAGAG CTTGTCCGAAGacctagttttaattttatggaagCACTACAGCGAGACATCACTCAGAGCATGCGAGGGATCCTAGTTGATTGGCTTGTGGAG GTTGCTGAGGAGTATAAGCTGGTTCCAGATACGCTTTACCTTGCAGTATATTTCATTGATCGGTTTCTTTCTGTAAACTATATGGAAAGACAAAGACTTCAACTGCTTGGCATTACATGCATGCTAATTGCCTC GAAATATGAAGAAATTTGTGCACCCCGTGTTGAGGAGTTCTGCTTCATCACAGACAACACATACACAAAAGGAGAG GTACTGCAAATGGAAAGTCAAGTGCTTAATTATTTGGGTTTTCAACTTTCAGCACCTACTGCAAAAACATTTCTCAG GAGATTCCTCCGAGCAGCACAAGCTTCCTACATG GTTCCTAACCTTGAATTGGAGTTCTTGGCCAACTATCTGTCAGAACTCACTCTCATTGACTATACGTTCCTGAAGTTCATGCCTTCCCTAATTGCTGCGTCTGCAGTATTCCTTGCTAGATGGACACTGGATCAGTCATGCCATCCATGG AATCCAACCCTAGAGCATTACACCACATACAAGGCATCAGATCTGAAAGTTACAGTTCTTGCTCTACAAGATCTTCAAATGAACACCAATGATTGTCCTCTTAATGCTGTACGTGAAAAGTATAAGCAGCACAAG TTCAAGTGCGTAGCAACTCTGACATCCCCAAATCCACATAAAATACCATTTTAA